TTCGAGACCCGTGAAGTCGCACCACCACAGGCCTGCCGGGGCGGCCTTGGTGTCCCATGCGGGTTCGGTGACGTGCTCCAGCGGGCCGACGGGCAGCCGCAGGGACATGGTCACCGAGAGGTAGGAGGCGCAGACGTCGCAGGCGACGGCGTAGGGCATGGCCGATTCAGCTGCGGTGAGGGGCCGCGCCCACCACTTGTAGTCCTCTTCTTCGCACACGGCCTCCTTGCGCTCGATGAGTTCCCGTGTGAGGGGGTGGCGGGCGCCGGCGGCCGGGGGGACGGCGGTGTCGCCGTCGGGCAGAGCGCCTTCGCGCGGGCGCGAGCGCCAGTTGCCCTGCTCGTCCTGGAACGGTTCGAACCGGGGGCGGACGGCGTCCAGCAGCAGCTTGCTGGTGGTGGCCGGGGTGATGCCCGGGGCGATGCCGAGGTCGGTGACGTAGATCCGGATGCGGCGGGCGAGCGTGGTCGCGTCCAGCTGGCCGTCGAGCGTGGTGGCGAGCTGGGCGATCATTTCGCCCGTGGTCTGCTGCTTCTCGTTGCCCTGGCCGAGCCAGGGGGTGACCACGACGCGCACCGAGGTCTTGGGGCCTCCGGGCGCTCCCGCGCGGCGGAAGGCGTGGAAGATGGGGCCGATCTCCTCGGAGAGTTCCATGCCGACGCTCGCCGCTGCGGTCGTCAGCTTCTTCTTGAGCGCGGCCAGCGCCTTGTCGGTGGTCGGGAGGGCTGCGGGCAGGCCGAGGGTCTGCAGGGCGGAGGAGGACAGGCACACCATCCCGTCGCTGGTCCGGCCCGCGTCGTGGATGCGGTCGATGCGCAGGGGCAGGCCGGTGCCGAGCCATGCGAACCAGTCGGTGGTCTTGGGGCCGGCGGGGCGGGGGACCTGTTCGACGTCGAGGCTCCAGCCGTCGGGTCCGCTCTCGAGCGCCACCGCTGGCCACCGGCGCGGGCCGCTGGTCGCGGAGTTGGCGGGTTGAGCGGCGGCTGCCGGGGGGCGCCGTGATGCCGGGCGCGCGGCTCCTCCTTCGGAACGGCCGCGGTAGGCGGGTGTGGGCCTGGGGCTGGCGGGGTGGCGCACGGGCGGCTCCTGAGCCGGGGCGGGACGTGTGGGTGCCGCGGGCTGTACGGGCGGGGGTGAGCTGTCGGCGGTGGCCGGCTGAGCAGCGAGGGTCTGCTGCTCGGCCTGCCGGCGCTTCTGCCGTTCGATCGTCGCGGCCCGGGAGGCCGGGGTGCACCTCTCCGGGCAGCGCTTGTACCGCGAGCGCATGACGGCGCCGTCCTCGTACCACTCGACGACGTATCCGGGGCGGTCCCAGCCGATGCAGCTGGCGCAGCCGGCCAGGCGTACTTCCGTCATCGTGTCCTGCCCTTCGTACTCGTCGTTGCTGCGGTTGCCTCAGCGGTCCTGGCGGGCCACGGGCGCGCCGAACAGCTGGTGAACGGTGTCAAGCTGGCAGGCCCGTGCTGCGGCGGTACGAGCGGCCCGGTCGTCGGGAAGGAGCCGGTCGAGCGCGGTGCTCGCGGCGCGGTGTATCCGGTCGGGGGCCACCCGTCGATCGCCCGCGAGGCCGGGGATGTTGAGGGCCAGGCGGTGCAGCAGGTCCTCCACCGCAGAGCGGTCCGCACCGTCGCCTGCGTCGGCTTGTGCTGCTGCTTCAGCAAGGCGCGCCGCCATGATCAGGTAGTTCACCTGCCCCGAGCCGGAGGCCAGCAGCCGGCGTTCCAGGGGCCATGCGGAGGAGGCGAGGACGGAGCGTGCCGGGCGGAAGGACCCTGCGGTCAAGGCGGGGCACACGTAGATGCGCCCGTCGCCCCTGATCTGGTAGCTGCGCTCTTCGTCGCGGCGCAGACTCGCCATCCGGGATGCCTCCAGGGTGGCGCCGAAGAAGGCGTTGTGGACGGCGCGGATGTACTGCCCGGAGGCTGGAGCGCCGATCAGGTCCAGCGTCTGCAGGGTCATTTCCCGAGCCGGCTTCATGGCCCGCTGCGCGGCCGCCTGGGGTGCACGGGGCTCTTCGCGGCCCTCGAACAGTGCGTCCCAGGCCTTCTCGGCTTGCTGCAGTTGCAGGCGGAGTTCGTCGACCTGGGTGGGATCGTCGCCTGCCGCAGCGCCGCGCATCTCGCGGCGAAGCCGTGAGATCTCGTCCTCGATCGCTTTCAGGGCGTTGTCCACGACGCCAACTTACCGCACTCCTCCATGGTTTTCCATGGTTTTCCATGGTTTTCCAAATGAGTGGAATGAAGTACGACCCGAGGGTGCGACAAGCCCGTGGGGGCGGATGCCTCTACCGGCATCCGCCCCCACGGGGCGTTCCTCCTCACCACGTTGACGCGGCTGGAGGGGTGGTGGTCAGTTGCCCTTGGCGGCTTCCTTGAGCTTGCTGCCGGCGGACACCTTCACGCCGTAGCCCGCCGCGACCTCGATCGTGGCACCGGTCTTCGGATTACGTGCGGTGCGCGCGGCGCGGGGGGTGCGCTGGAACGCGAGGAAGCCCGGGATGGTCACCTTCTCATCCCCCTTGGCGACGACCTCGCCGATCGTCTCGGCCAGGGCGGAAAGTACGGCGTCCGCGTCCTTCCGGGTCACTTCGGCGCGGTCGGCCAGCGCGGCCACCAGCTCGCTGCGGTTCATATGTGCACTCCGTCTTCTTTGTGCCTGTTCGGCTGATGTCACACCATGCTGCCAGTTCCCACTGACAGTCCTGGGTCGGCGACCCGGTGAGCGACACCCGAACCATAGCCGCGTGAAACTTGACGCGCAAGCCCGGCGTGAATAAGTTTTACGCGTCGCCCTTGGTCGGCCTTCCTCACCTCGCCCTCCCACGACGGCTACCCACCTCCCGGCCGCCGGTCTGCCCCAGAAAGGGATCCCATGAACTCGTCCGCGCTATCCAGTCTCTCCTCCCGGCTCTTCCGGTCACCCCGCTTCCCCGTAGCCGACCGGAGGGCTCCCGAGGACGACGTCTGGAAGGTGATCGCCTCCGGTGTCGACTCCGCGGACGCGGAGGTGCTCCCGCTGAGCGTGCGGGGCCTGCCCGGCATCGCCGCCGGCCACCGCGCGGCTGCATCCCTGGTGGCGGGGCACTTCCTGCTCCAGCGGCTCCACGAGCGCAACGAGCGTTACATCGACGAGGCGCTGAGCCGACGCGACCGCGGGCGCCGTCGGCGCGAAGTCGGCGACCTGAAGCCGTACTTCGAGGCATTCCAGGAGGCCATCAAGTACGCCCGGACGATCGCCGACGGCGATCCGGCGTCGGCGAAGCTCCCCCCTCTCTTCCAGCTCGACGCCACACTTCCCCTGCTTCAGCGGTTCCGGCGGGACCGGCAGTTCTACCGGACCGCGGCCTGAGCCCGACCGAACGCCAGGAGGCGGCACGTGAGCACCTCCGGCCTCCCTGCGCCCGCCGGATCGGACGAAGCGCAGCACGCTGGTCACCGGAATCCGGGCGCCCCGCGCAGCAGAGTGACGTCGGCCTGGGGCGTCGCGGCGCCGTGACTCCGGTCGACCAGGTTGTGCATGCGGCGCCCCACCCCGCCCCCGGCCACTCGCCGGGACGACGCTCGCGACAGTCATCGACCCCACCCCCCGCCGAGGAGGAAACCTCATGTCTGAACTGGAATCCCGACAGGCCCAGTTCGACGGCCTGGGCCGCGCCCTGGCCGAATCGTTCAACGCCGAGAACGTCGAGGGAGGGGGCTGGACCCACGAAACGGAACGGGCCGCCTACGGCAAGCTGAAGCTGCTGCATCCCTCAGGTCTCGGGATCGGGTTGTGGCAGCGCTACGCCTACCGGAAGGGAGAGGCGGGAAAGCGGTTGACCGTGGAGGGCGTGTTCCCTCACGGATATGCCGGACTGCGGCCGGAGGGCATCACGGTTGGCCTGCATCGTCCTCCGGCGCTGATGGCCAAGGACATTGTCCGCCGATTCCTCCCCGGCTACCTCGCCAAAATCGGCGAGGCGCTCGCGGCGGCCGCGGACGCGGAGCGGGAGGAGCAGGCGCGGATCGCGATGAACCGTCGCATCGCACGGGTGCTGCCCAACATTTCTCATGGCCCCGTCTCTCCTCACGAGGCCAGCGGACGCCGGACCACCTACTGGTCCGGCGGCCTCGACAGCCTGGCGCCGCTGCCTGCGATCGCCTCCGGGCAGGTAACCCTCAACCACAACGCGCAGACGATGGACGTGAAGCTCTCCAACGTGCCCGCGGGACTCGCGCTCCAGATCCTGGCCTTGCTCGACCCGCACAGGGTTCTGGAGGGAACGATCGCGCCTCGCGAGGTCGGTCCTGCGCGCAGGGAGCTGGGACCCGCCGTACGCACGATCCCCGGCGAGGTGGTGGCCACGACCACGCCCGTTGCCGGCGGCCCTGGGGAGCTCGTGACGGCGCCGCCGCAGCTCGGCCGCCTGTCTGCGGCGCTGCGGGGAGAGGTGGCGCGCCCCTTTGGCGCGTATAACTTGCCATAGAGCCCGCCATTCGGTAAGCTAATAGCGTCAGAAGGCGTTAGGGGGCTCCCTCCCCCGGCCTTGCTGCCGATACCCGCCGCCCGGTGCCCCTGCACCGCCGGGCGGCTTCCTCCGACGGGCCCGCCCATCCCCCCGGGCGGGCCCGTCGCCCCATGACTGGCGAAAGGAGCCGTTTTGCCTGCGTTCCCCGGATTGCACGAGGACCGGACCGCCCGCGATCTCGGCTGCTACGGCCGGCTGAACATTGTCACCTTCACCGACAGCCACTCGGGGAGCGCCCTCTACCGCCTCGACGCACCCCACGTACGCGGCTGCGTGATGCTGACCCCTGCCGCCGTCGGCGACGACCCCACCAAGCCCGTCGAGGGGCCTGACGACCTGCTCGTTAGCCCCGACAAGTTCGCACCGTCCTTCGCCGCCCTCGACCCGCGTCCGCTGTCCATCAACAACATCCGCCTGACCGGTCCGGTACGCACGGCCCCGGGCGAGATGGCCGCCTTCCGGCCGCTGCGCAAGGGCAAGACGGGGCGCCACGAATGGCTCCCACGCCGTACTCACGTTCACGCCCTGGCCGTTCTCGACGTGGTCGTCAGGCACTGGCTCAAACACTGCGACATCGACGCGCTCACGACCGCCGCCCGTCGACAGGCAGCGCTGAGCTTCCTGGACACCTACAACTCCCAGCTCGAAGGTCGCCGCGAACGCCTGATTCTCGCCCGCACGGCCGTGGCCGACGCCGAGCGACGTGTCCTCGAACTGCGCGACCTGATCAGCGCCTAGACCTCGCTCCCCCGCCCCCACCCGCCCATCACCCCCGCGGTGCAGACCGCGGCATGCCCAAGGGAGCCGACACGCCATGCCCACGAACTCACAGGCCGATCCGGCCGTCTCCGCGATCCGTACCGCCCTCGACTCCGCCGGCCATGAACTCGGCGAGCTGAGGGTCTTCCGCCCTGATCCGGGTGCAGACCACATCGTCGTCCGGTTCAACCCGTACAGCTCCGACACCTGGCACCTGGAAGAAGAGCGATCCACCGCCTTCGCCGAGACCCTCCGCCGGGCCGGCTGGGTTAACGCATTGGATCTCACCGCTCTGGTCCTCATCCCCGACGTCCCCCCGGCGACGACCGCTCCGGGTGAGTACATCGCGACCTGGCGTATCGCCATCGACGACGTCGCCGACGCCGAGGAGGCCGCCGGCGAAGCCCGGGGCCGTCAGCTCGACCCCGGCATCACCGAGTCGATCTGGACGGTGACCGACGCCGTGGGGCGCACCCGCACGATCCACGCCCACGACCCCGACCTGTCCTGACCGCCCCCGCGTACCGAGCACCCACCCCGCCAGAAAGCCAGCCCACACCCACCCACCCTCACAGGAGGTGCCCTTGACTGCCCGTCGCACCACCTCCCGCCATGACCTGGACGTCCCGGGCACCGGTCCCCTGGCGATGCGCGTGACGGTCCTGGAACGGGGACACGTCCGCTACATCGTCCGCGGACCGCACATTCGCGGCACCTTCGTCGTCATCCCCGAGGCCCTGCACGACGGCACGGTCCTGCCGAGCACGGTGAGGGTGCAGTACGGCGACGATGCCGACCCGAGCGACAACGACATGACCTACTACTCGACGCACCGGCCCGACGAACCGGTCATCTACAACGTCCGCCTGCACGGGTGGACCAGCGATATCAACCCCGACGACCCGCCCTCGGGCTACTTCCTCGGCCGGTACGCAACCTGCCTGCGCGACAACGGCGTCAACCGCGAACTGAGCACCGGAGTACGACGCCGGACCGAAACGGTGCTCCGGGCGATCGTCGCGCACTGGGCCGCCCTCGATCAGCGTCTCGAACTCATCACGGCCGCGGCGCGCCACAAGGCGGTGTCCCTGGCTGAGCACGAGGACGAGAAGGCCTCCGCCCTCGAGGCCGAGGCCGCCGAGCTCAAGGAGCAGCGCCGGCAGGCACGCGCCCGCCTCAATGCCGTCCTCGGCGTGGTCCGGCGGCGCCCCCTGCCCATCCGGGCGGCCGACCCTGCGCCCGTGAGCGTCCCGATCGTCGACGACAAGGGCGAGTCAATGGGGGTCCTGACCGTCCGGGAAGTCGCCGTGAACGAGGCGCTTCCCGGGACCGTCGTGTACGAAGTGGAGGGCGCCCGGGTCCACGGCCGGGTCACGGTCGGCCGAGACCGGTTCCGCCCGCTGCCCTTGCCCGTGGGCCTGCGTACGACCTTCGGACACGTTCGCTCAACCAGCCCGTACGACTACGAGCACGAGGACGAGCCGACCGTCAACGGCGTGCGGATCTCCGGGCTCTGGGACACCGGAACGACCGGGGGCATCACCCCGACGGCCCCGGCCTCTCTTTCGGCCCGGGCGCGTACCGGCGTCAGGGCGGGAATCTCCGCGTCCTGGGCCACTGAGCGGCGCGCGTCCGGGGTCCTGCGCGCACTGGCGCTTCGCTATCTGGCCCGGCCCGACGTCGAGGCGCTGCAGCTCGCCGCGGCCAAGGGGGAAGCAGCGGCCCAGCAGGGCCAGTGCCGGGAGCGGCTGAGGGAACTGCGCTCCCTCCAGCGGGAGAAGGAGTCCCGTGCCGCCCGGCATCGGCGCCGGCAGCGGCAGTACTGCGCGCTTCTCGCCTGAGCCTGGCACGCCCGCTCTGGCCCGCCGCTGGCGGGAGCTCCGCTTGGCGCCACCCGTTGCGGGCCGGTCCGGCGCCGGCCTGTGCCTCCGGCGGCAACGGCGGGCGGTCGGGCGGGGCACACGGCGGAGCCCCGGGCCGCCTTCCCGAAGGGAAGAGGCGGACACCGGGGCTCGCAGGCTGTGCCCCGGACAGTGTGCGGGGGGTTGCAGTGACTGCTACCCGGGGCGTACTCCTTCAGCGTATTGCCCTGCCGGGCCCGATGGCCAGTGACTTTTCGCCACGACGATCTTCGCAGGGCACTCGCGGTGGCGACCTCAGACCGTGTGGAGCCCTTCGCGTTCCCAGATGCGCAGCAGCTCGTAGTCGCGCTCGACCACGCACCGGTCGCTGGCCGCGAGGTAGGCGTATCCCGGTGAGCTGAGCAGGTCGCCGGTGGGTGGAAGGAGTTCGCCGGGGGCGACGGCGAAGTGGACCGATACGGCGCTGGGGAGGTCGTTTACCCGGGCTGGGGCAGTGCCGTCGGCACGGCCGCTTCGGTGGTTGACGAACTCGACGTTGCGTACGGTGCCGGTCCACGTGGTCTGGGTGTCGTCGAAGTCCACCAGGGCCTGCGGGTCGATCAGGGCTTGAGCGGCGAGGCCGGTCTGGGAGATGCCGCAGTACCGCTCGACGACGTCCGGGTCGGTGGCTCCGCCGAGTCGTGCTCCCGATTCGATGAGCACGGGCCCGCTGTCCGTGAGCATGACCTCGGTGTGAGCGGGAGACGATCGGATGCCGAGCGCGTCGAGAACAGCGACCGTGAATTGCCGCAGGGTGCGGCCTTCCTCGGTGGTGGTCGCGACTGGCTCCTCGTAGTCGTACACCGGGATGGACTTCTCGCCGAGCTGCTTGGTGTAGCGCCACATCTCTGCGACGCGGTGGTGGCCTTCGTGGGAGACGGTGTTGATGTAGAACTCGGTGCCGTGCAGCCGCTCTTGGACCAAGACGGCGTGGTTGGCCTCCCCGAAGACGGTCCGGGCGCCCAGGATGGCGGCAGCGGCGGCCTTCACTTCGTGGGGGTTGCGGCAGAACCGGACGTTGTCGGTGCCGGCCGAGGCGATGGGTTTGACCACCGCCTCCCGCACCTTGGACGTCTCGAACCAGGTAGCGGCGCTGTCAGGGGTGTGCGCCAGGGTGGCCAGCGGGGTGGCGAGGCCAGCGGAGGCCACGGCCTGGGCCATCAGGTGTTTGTCGCGGCGGGCGCCGCGCTGAGTGGCGGAGTTGGTGGGAAGGCCGAGGCGGTGGGCGAGGGTCTCGGCCAGGGTGACGCCGGATTCCGAGCCGGCCGTAACCCGGGTGACGCCGAGCTCGGTGAGCCGGTCCGTGACGGTGCGCAGGTCGGCTATGTATCCGAGGTCGATGCTGTACGCGCCGGCCTCGAAGGACTGGCCCAGGAAGGCGTTGACCTCGGGACGGCTCTGAAGGTGGACGCATTGCGCGCCCTGCTTCTGGAGGCGCCGGGCCAGGGCGGCGCCGGTCGAGTAACCGTCGACGATCGCGATTGTCATCGTTCGTTCCTTGTATCGGGCGAGGGGCCGCGGGGCCCGTCGGAGAGGGAGGGCTGTCGGGGTCAGACCGCTGGGCGCAGCCGTTGGTTTGCGAGGTGCGCTGCTTGGCGGATCCGGACCCGGTTCCAGCCGGGCTCCTTCGGGAGCGAGCGCAGGTGCCGTCGCAGTTCGGTGGCCTGGACGATGGTGACGCCGCCGCTGACGAGTCCTCCGGGCGGTATGGCGGCGTGGTGAACGGCGATGATGGGCCGGACGGGGTGGCCGAGCGCCTCGGCTGCTCGCTGGGCTTCCCAGATCACGGTCTCCACGGCGCGCTGCTGGGAGTAGCGGCCGTACCAGAGCTGCCCCCGAGCGTCGACGCGCACCTTGGAGGTCTTGGATCGCCAGGTCTTGGTATCCACGTAGGCGGGCCCGCACCGTCCGATGATCAGGTGATCGAGGTTCGCTGATGATCTTGGGATCTGTCGGTCGTGGAGGACCGCCCACCGGCCGAGCCCGAACAGGACGAGCGGGATGAGGATGCGTCCGGTGCGCCGCTCGCCGGCCGCGCCGGTGGCCCAGGAGCTGCCCTTGCTGCGGTAGATGCGGCGCAGAGCGATGGTGAGCAGGACGGCGAGGACGACGGCGCCGCCGTACCAGTCCAGGTAGATCGTCGCCAGGTATCCGGCCGCGGAAGCCGGGATCACGGTCAGCGGGATGGCCCAGGCTGCGGTGAGGTGTTGCTTGCGGCGTTCGGCCGCGCGGATCGTGTCGGCCATGGCCTGGGCGCTCGCGCCCGCACCGGCACGGCGTTTCGATCGCTTGGTGGGCATCCCTATCTCCTTCAGGGTGTGCGTACGGAGATCGGCAGCGTGGAGGCTTGAGCCTGTGGACAGAGTCCGGTGCCCGCGGGTCGGCACGCCGGGGGAGCTGGGCCGGCCGTCCTGCGGCGAGCGGCGGCCCTGAGAGACCCTCGGTCAGCGGCAGTTGGGGTGTGCTGGCTGGGGCTGGTCCGGTTGCCGGGGCGGCGGGCTGATCTGTGGCCGGCCAAGCCGGATGAGCTCGCGCTCGCGGCGGTTCTTGCCGAGCGGGAAGACATAGCGGTGGGCGCCGCGGTGGCGGAGGTCGCGTGTTCCGATCGCGGCCAGGGCCTCGCGCAGCCATGTGCCAGGATCGCTGCCCGCGCGAGGTGCGGGAGCTCCGAGCGAGATGAGCATGTTCTCCACGTAGCGGTGGCCCTGTTCCTGTCGTCGGACCTTCTGGGCTGCGCGGTCGTGGAGAACGGTGCCGTCGGGCAGCAGTTTGATGGTCCGGGCTGGGGCCCGGCCGGTGTAGATGGCATTGGACGCTTTGTAGATCGTGCCGACGTGTCCAACGGCGATCAAGGTGCCGGAGGCGTCCTGGCGGGGAACGGGGTCGGCGAAGGACACGACCCCTCGTACGCCAGCCGCCAGCAGGTCTTCGAAGCAGCGCGCCAGGAACCACGATTCGGAGTTCCCCGGGCAGGCGTCGGTGAGTACGAACCGCGAGCAGAGGAGGGATTCGGTATTGGGCTGGAGGTCGGGCAG
This portion of the Streptomyces sp. NBC_01264 genome encodes:
- a CDS encoding HU family DNA-binding protein, translated to MNRSELVAALADRAEVTRKDADAVLSALAETIGEVVAKGDEKVTIPGFLAFQRTPRAARTARNPKTGATIEVAAGYGVKVSAGSKLKEAAKGN
- a CDS encoding ATP-grasp domain-containing protein, with the protein product MTIAIVDGYSTGAALARRLQKQGAQCVHLQSRPEVNAFLGQSFEAGAYSIDLGYIADLRTVTDRLTELGVTRVTAGSESGVTLAETLAHRLGLPTNSATQRGARRDKHLMAQAVASAGLATPLATLAHTPDSAATWFETSKVREAVVKPIASAGTDNVRFCRNPHEVKAAAAAILGARTVFGEANHAVLVQERLHGTEFYINTVSHEGHHRVAEMWRYTKQLGEKSIPVYDYEEPVATTTEEGRTLRQFTVAVLDALGIRSSPAHTEVMLTDSGPVLIESGARLGGATDPDVVERYCGISQTGLAAQALIDPQALVDFDDTQTTWTGTVRNVEFVNHRSGRADGTAPARVNDLPSAVSVHFAVAPGELLPPTGDLLSSPGYAYLAASDRCVVERDYELLRIWEREGLHTV
- a CDS encoding nuclease-related domain-containing protein → MPTKRSKRRAGAGASAQAMADTIRAAERRKQHLTAAWAIPLTVIPASAAGYLATIYLDWYGGAVVLAVLLTIALRRIYRSKGSSWATGAAGERRTGRILIPLVLFGLGRWAVLHDRQIPRSSANLDHLIIGRCGPAYVDTKTWRSKTSKVRVDARGQLWYGRYSQQRAVETVIWEAQRAAEALGHPVRPIIAVHHAAIPPGGLVSGGVTIVQATELRRHLRSLPKEPGWNRVRIRQAAHLANQRLRPAV